TTGCAAATGTGGAAGCTCTGAACACAGGTGCTTGATGGCAGCCGTTAGATTCTGCTGCTGCGAAAActaagtgtgcaaacctggcctGCTCGCACACTCCTGGATTCCAGGACCTAAGTTAATGGTCTCCCACTCCAGGGGAAGGCGACTGTGAGCGTTCTTTCCTTCCCACGTGTGTCTGTTGGCTCAGTGGCCACCAGCCCACCCGCGGGCCGCAGCTcctagaaaaaacaaaagagctgCGGGGACAGCCCTTCTCTTGAACGGCTGCGCAGGGGAGGCACGGGGTTCTAGGACAGCAGGCCTCCATGGTACCAGTATTTGACCTGGCACAGCAGAAGGGTGAGTGGTGGGGCCAAGCAGAGCCCTCCCAGGGCCCCCGgctgaggcaggggtggggtgctgggggtggggggcggggggtgccctGAGAGGCCGCATTTGCGGCCCGTAGCGTTAGCATTGCTGGATGGTGAGAAGCAAGGGGGCATCTGGGAGAAAGGTGTGAAGGGGCTTCTTCGGGCCCTGGTGGCCAGGCTTGGGGCTGGTGATGGTCAGAGGTCAGGTGTATAGAGAGAGAGTTTGGGTCCCAGTTGCCCGCTGTGGAGAGGAGTCGTGTGCAAGGACAAGAGGCTCCAGAGGGCTCCCCGTTTCTCACTTCTATAGAGAAAAGGGTGGTGATGCTTGTTCTGGGGTCCGGAGCTCAGGGGCTGACCTTGCAGATGGCACGACTTAGGACCTGTTGAGTGCGTGGCCTGGGGACAGCCAGGTCTGGGACAGTGTCACGTAGACGAGGTTTCCTGAGCCGGAGGACACGCGTGGGGAATGGGCACCTATAGGGCAAAGGACAGCCGCAGGAGTGGGTGCATCTGGCGGGGCCAGTGAGGAACCCCGTTTGAGAAGGGTAGCCCCGTTCTCATCACAGTGTTGTGAGGCTTGGCCTTGGCCTGAGGGGGGCATGGTGTGCCCTGAACAAGGCAGCTGCCCTGCAGGGGCTGGGCATTGGCAGAGTTCGCCCCAGAattgaagtcatttttttttttaagattttttttttttttttttgacagagatcacaagtgggcagaaaggcaggcgggggggcaggggaagcaggctccccgctgagcagagagcccgacgtggggctcgatcccaggaccctgagatcatgacctgaaccaaaggcagaggttttaacccactgagccacccaggcaaccccagaaTTGAAGTCATTTAATTAAAAGACATTGCGAATCTTTTAACCAAAGCTGTAaatctgtttgttcatttttaaggtTGGAGACCCTGTGGCTCACACTGTGTCAGTTCCACAATCGCGTGGAAATCGAGGTTTGTACAGACACGCGTTCAACAGCCTAACGCGCGGGCTCGCAAAGGCTCAGTATCCGAGTCCAGATGCGGCGTGATGCAGTGTTGCTTCGGGGTGTCTGTAACTGGAGTGTCACGTAGTGTGAGGTCACAGTCTGTGCACAGCCAGCGCGAGGCGGCCTCTGATGTGGTCTGCGCAGAGCGGGTCGGAGACTGAGCCAGGTGATACACTGATCCACCGCCGGCTCTGGCGGATCCAGGGTTAGCTGGTGTCTGCAGGGAACATGGCATGTGGTCAGAACAGATACAGTGTTACTCAGCCCTTCCTCCTTGGCTACTATGGCCTTGTCCCTGAGGATACAGTGTTGCGTTGTCCCTGCGGATACAGTGTTGCATTGGACAAAGACAACTGTGACCTTTGTTCCCTGTGCAGACGTGAGGTTTGACCAGCGTCTGCAGATTCTGCATCATGTTGGCATCTCTAGAGATAAGGGCGTCAGTGTCCGCACAGACACGCCTTTGGCAGCGTCACGTTGCGGTCTGCACAGGTCCGGTACTGTACGTCATCTGGCCCGCTCCGAGGTCTTCCCACTTCTCTTTGCTCCTCAGACATACTTCCCTGGCCTCAGTCACATCGTGTCTCCTGCAGGATTTTGCACGAATCAGATAGTTTCTTAAACATTGACAAAGAAGTTAGACCCTTCTTTTATCATGGTTAACGGAGCTTAACGGTGTTTAACATTGGCACACGTGCAATGGGTGATATTTGTGGCATTTTTACTTGCTACTCTTACTGCTGGATCACAGAGATCATACAGATGTGTCGTCCTGTCGTCCTGTGTGATCCGTGGTCAGATCCCGCAGCCTGCCTGCGGCTTTCAGCCCGGAGGCCGAGGTCACGACCCCCTTCTCTCAGCTCTGTTCAGTAGCCACCTGCGTGCAGCCTGTACGTTTGATCCAAGTGCGTGAGGAGCAGAGTTTCTTTCCTTAAAAGGGGAATCAGTGGCTACCCTGCCCCTGATAGGGGAGTCCAAATGCAACAGAAAGGGTTTAATGAGGCATTTTGCTACCTTCTGATAAAAGTTGCAGAATTGCACTGAATTTACAAGTGAGTCTGGATTTCAGCCAGCTTCCAGGTTTTTTCAGTATAGCAGAAGCTACTTAATTACAACACACTGAGCAGAAAGGTCCCTGGCCCGAGTCCAAGGGGGGCTGGCCGTCTGCCAGGACATGACGTGTGGCTGCTTCCTGGCCTCCGTGTGTGCTTCTCTATTTCAGGCCTCGTTTCCAGTTCTCAGagctctttatttttcctaaagattttatgtacttacttgtgagagagagaacacaagcagggtgagcagcagagggagaaacaggctgtctgctgagcagggagcccgatgcggggctcgatcccaggatcctgggaccatgacctgagccgacggcggacgcttaacgactgagccgcccaggcgtctcCACAGTTTTCAGAGTTTAAAGGCAGCTCTGAATTTTTGAACTTGCGCTAAGTGTCTCCCCTCGTGCTCTGCTCACAGGGGCCTGAGTGGGTGAATGGGGTGAATGCCTGAAACCAGGTGGCGGGAGCCGATGAGGCTTCCAGACGCCCCCGCGGGGTTAGACGTTTGGAGAGCGTGTGCGGGGGGATGGGCTGAGTGTCTGCAGGAGGGACGCAGCGTTTGGGATGtctcctccctgcccagcagagtcCGCACGGAGCGGGGCACTTACTGACGGGGCAGGGTCATTCGTGCAAGATGCCACGTTCCCCGGGCAGTTTGTGATCCTCTCCAGAGGCAGGGGACACCAGATCTCATCGTCTCTTCCACGTGGACGCAGTGTGTTGTGTTATCCCCCAGCACAAGCAGAGACTTCTGGAAAGGGGAGCATCTGAAGGAAGCTTCCCCACACCGGGATGTGACATTAGAACCGAGTGCGCACACGAGCTTCTGTCCCCGGGGGGCCAGACGCCCCCGTGGCATCGTGGTCGTGTTTGCGTATGTGGACGTGTGCGTCTGGATGCGTTCGCCCGTGCACCGTGACCACTTTGAGGGTGGTTCTCACGGAAGCTGCTTTGACAGACCTTCCTTGCGTCCGACCCGTGAGTGCACCGTGGCGGGCTTGTGATGCGCACTGGAGTAACGCAGCCTTCTCTGTGCTCAGTTCCTGCCTGTGTACAGCCCAtcggaggaggagaagaaggaccCCGCGCTGTACGCCAGCAACGTGCGGCGCGTCATGGCCGAGTGAGTGTGCCCCTTCCCGCTGGGTCAGAGCCCGAGTCCGCGGCGTCCCCTGGGAACCCTCGGAGTGTTAGGGAGCCGTTCACCGGCCTGTCCCTCCTTAGCCTGGCCCAGACGCGCTCAGTAGCCCTCGGAGAGCGGGTCTCGGCGGAAGCGAGTAAGTGCCTACTGCACGCGGGCCGGAGGCTGTGTCGGCCACCAGGTTCCCCGGTCCCTGCTGTGTCGCACACTGGGTCTGCGTCTTCCTGGCTAAACTCGCTCAGTTTCACCTGCATGGGTCGGAACCAGCCGCCCCGGCGCCGGGTGTGTGCGCCCCGgggaggcaggcagccacagcggGCGGCCCGCAGGCTCTCCTTCCCGGCTTCGAGTGCCCGGGTGGGGCCTGCGGGGCCTGCGGGGCCTCCGTCGGGCTTGCCACGTGCGGCGCGGGAACTAGACGCCGCATCTCCCGAGCGAGGTGCGCTCGCTCCACAAGTCTCTCGCTTCCGCAGTCCGCACCGTGCCCAGCTGTCTTGGATGAGGGGACGTCAGCCTGCGGCCCGCGCGGCCTTGCCCGCCGTGTCccggcctctctctctcctgctcccggGCAGCAGGGCGCCTCTGTGTTGGGCCACCGCGGTTCTGGGAGGGGGTCTCAGCGGCTCCGTGGGTGTCCCCCGTGGCAGGCTCTTTTGGCTCTGGAGGGGTTTTCCCAGCGCCGTGGCTGAGCAGTTGTGACCGAGGTAGGAGGTAAGCCCCCTGCCCCACTGTGTGCGCATCCAAACCCCCGCGCTCCCGTGTTCTGTGTGGCCGTACCAGACCAAGTCACAGGCTCAGCGTGCGGGCGTTAAAGCTCCGCGGGGTAGGCACACGCGGCCCGCATGCCCTTCAGGAAGGCCGGTGCTGGGGACACAAGCCCGCGGGACACCCCAGCCTCCTCAGGTGCCCACTCGCTGGACTTCACTGCCCGCTCGCTCTCCGAACCCCACACCGGGATGCGTGGGGGGCGGTCGGCCATCAGGATGCATTCGACTCTCAGTTCGGGGGAAGCCAAGGTGTTCAACCCCTCGACAAGGATATCGTCTCCACAGAGTCAAAGCCTTGACGGGTTGGGGGTAAACTTCTTTAGTCCTTCAGATAAACTAGCTAATAACGTTTAACAGTAATTACATCACAGACGCTCTCCTCGTGGAGGGAAAGTGCCCCACATCGAATGGAAAAGGGCACATTGGCCACAGGGCAGCCCCCTGCCCCATAGCCACGGGAGAACCCAGAAGCAGGGAAGTGGGTTGTCGCCTTCCTGGCCCTGAGACCTACCGAGAACAGCCTGGGACCGGCTGAGCGTCGCCGGCCCCGAGCACACCTCCCCCGACCTCCTCACGGGATGACCCGAGGCGCTCCTGGTCATCCTGGCTTCTGTCCCCGCACGATGATACCTCAGTTTGCCGAGTGGGACTGGACTAGCCGGGGAAGGACTTCAAAGCCCGTCTGCTAGCCCCAATGGCACGGTGTCGTCGTAGATGGTCATGATTAAAAGCCCATTCAGTTTTGGGGGACGGCGCTTAGTTTTAAATACTTGGCAAATGTTCTACCATTGTGTTTCCTGTAATAGAAGGTCATTTTCCCTGAAATCTGATGCTGTTCTTTAGAAGGGCTGAGCTCTGACTTGGGGACACGGCCAGCCCTTATGAAGGTGACCCCCGTCCCCTGTAAGACGAGTTGCGCTTCCGCATGAGACAGCGGGTGGCGTGGTGCCCTCGAAGACACCTGCCGCACACCTGCTTCCTAGCGGGGTGGAAACCGCAGTGATGGCTAACCTCTTGGGGCGCCTCAGGCTCTACATAAGTGGACTTTGGGGTCATGTTTAGTGCCAGATGTGAACTTGAAACGCCGTCTTTCTGTGCGCGTCAGCATTCAGGGTACTCACTGCCCAGTGCTGCTGGCGCAGGCGTCTGTGGGGCGGGGGCTTTTGTGGGCATGCGCGAGAACTCTGGTCCCACAGGGCTCTGGGGCAAGTGCCTGGGCTGGAGGCCCTGCTCGggcccctgtcccctccccccaccaccggCCCCAGGTTCCTTGCCGTCTTTCTGTCCTGCACAGGCCCCGCCCAGATGTGCCCTCTTGGGGAGGGACACGTGGCAGGGGACAGGGGAGACGGCTTTTCCTGCCTGCGGATGGCTTGCGGAGGTCAAGGCTGTCCTTCACACGTCCCGACCCAGGGGAAGTTTCAGGGTACCCCTCCCACATGCCTTCGCAGCTTTATCTTGCGGGACACAAGCTGTGGCCAGGGCTCCTGCCATCTCCTGGGGCTTGCGCTGCCGGAGTGGCTGCAGACGGCCTTGCTGTGTCCGCAGGATCCGAAGGGACAGAGCGCTGCTCACGGCTGCACGGCAAGCCCCCAGCCCGGCTCGAGAACGGGTCACCGGCTCGGCAGACGTCTTCACGCTCGCGTGCTTTAGTCTGGTTTTTCGGAGTTGCCAATGTCCGCTTCTTTCCGATGCTGCACGGCTCCGCCCGTTCCCCGGAGCCTTCCGCGCCCTGAGCGCAGCCGACTCACCGGGGCTTTCCGGAGTGGAGCTGCCGCACTCCAGCTGCGGGCCCACACGGGCCTCGCGCGCTCTGGGGAAGCCTGCTCTTCCCGCGGTCGCACGTCTGCCCCGGGCACCACCTGCGTTCCTAGCAGTTTTGTCTTGTTTAACTAGAACAAGTTTTGCAGAGACACCAAATTAGTGCGCAGATACCTCAGCAAAAGTGTGACTTGCCAACAAGCCTCGCGGGCCCcagagggcggggcggggcggtggAGCCCAGCCGCGGTCCTCACACGGCAGCCACAGCGTGCCTCGGGCGCGGGGGCCTGGGTGGGAGCCCTGAGGCGCGGGGCCGGGGAAGGGGGGCCCGGGTCCTTCGATGGGCTCGCTGTCCTTTGCTCACCCTGGGCCGCCGTCCTCACTCTGCTGCCCTGGGGCTGCTTGACCGTGGTGCCCTCCCCTCTTCGCAGGGCCCTGGGCATCTCCGTGACCGACTACACATTCGAGGACTGCCAGCTGGCCCTGGCAGAAGGACAGCTCCGGCTTCCCGCGGACACCTGCCTTCTCGAATTCGCCAGGCTGGTGAGGCGCCTGGGGTGAGTGAGGCGCCTTTTCTCCCCCGAGCCCCCCCCCTCGCACGCGGTGGCTCCTCTGGCGGCACTAGTGGGGCTCGCTCAGGAACAGGGAAGTTCTGAGGAGCACTGCTGAGATCCTTTTTCTAAGACAGGAGGCTTCCGGAAACTTCTAGcaggccctccctcccctgccgtTGTTGGTGACCAAGCTGGAGGTCGCCGAGGGCGCTGAGGGCCGGCTGGGCCTTCAAGCAGATAGAAGCGCCTGTGCTCAGGGTTTGCGGGCGCTTTCCCAGTGTCCGCGTCAGTCCACCTCGAGGTGTCTGGAAACCCTCAGGGCTCAGCACGGGGCTCCCCGTGGATGGTCCCGCCCACCCTACCCGAGAGGCGTCCGTCCCTCCCGCGGAGACGCTGAGCCTTCAAACTATTAGAACACCTTCTGCCGAAAATGACCCCGCTGCCCATTGTAGCCGtaattttcatgttttgttgAGTCTTATTACAGTAAATGTCCTGTTTTGCGGCATTctgtaattttaatgaaaaaattttttccttttttttgtatgTAGGTTAAAGCCAGAAGCGCTTGAAAAAGATCTGTCCAGATATTCTGAAAGCGCCAGGACACACAGGGGAGGACGGATGGGCCTCCCCGAGTTCGCGGAGTACCTGGGCGTCCCGGTCTCGGACACGCTGGAGGACATGTTCTCCCTGTTTGATGAGGTGGGGGCCATGGCCCTGGGAGGGGTCTCCTGGCAAAACCTCCAGCTTCCCAACATGTACTGTTTTAGTTAGAAGCGTTGCCTGGGGTTTGGAAGTAGAGGGGGAACGGCCCCTCCTTGCCCTGACCGGCACACCTTGCCCTGACCGGCACACCCTGTCGCTTGGATGTTTTCTCCCGTGGTTTGAAATGCACGTAGAAGTTCGTCACTTAAGTTAACATTTGCTGATAAACCTGTATTTTGGGGTTTTAAATGGGATCtctaaaaagtctaaaaatatCAAACCATGTTCCCTCCTCCAGAAATCCAGGATTTCTGGATGGGGGACCTCTCTCCCGACGATGAGCACACAGGGtgaccctctgccttccccatggtgCGTGAGGACTCTCCCCATGCAGCGCTCCATCCAGTCCCCCGTCGTGTCTGGACCGGGCGTCCATGTTTCCCGGTACAGCCCCGGACGTGGGCGGCCTTGCAGGGCCTGGGTGGTGGGACCTGCGCCGGGAGCCTCCGTCTGCCCCAGCGCCGGCCCCTGGCTTGGCCCACGCCCTGCAGTGGCCCGCTTGTTCGAAGCAGCAGCCTGGCCCATGGTGACCCCAGGGTCACCGAGGACCTGCTCCGTGGCACTCAGTGAGTGTCCCGTGGGCCAGGCGCTGGGTGTCCTCACGCCGCGGCTGGGGCCCGCCGTTCTGCGGGCTCACCGCTCTGCCACAGGCCACTGGGTCCTCAGAACACGAGTGTGCTGCTTGCTCTGCGTGTGTTTTCCTCGAGGAAAACCTCAGCAAGTGACGGCCATCGTGTGGCTTGAGCTTTCGTAAGCTTCGTGTGCCAGACTCGCGGGCTGCGAAACTTGATCACAGTGGCCTAAAGGAGGTGTGTGGTGTGGCCCTCGCGAAGCCAGTGGGCTATGAATGTTCTTCCGAAAATACTTGTTCGGTGGAGGCAGATAAGTTCTGGCATCCGTGTTCAAGCCCGGCTCCCTGACCCGTGGGAGGGGCCCGGCTCCCCCCTGAGGGCACGTCTCATCCCCAGAGCGGAGAAGGCAGGATGGACCCTCGGGAGTACGTGGTCGCTCTGTCTGTCGTCTGCCGGCCTGCCCGGACTCTGGACACCATCCAGCTGGCATTCAAGGTAAGTCTACGGGAGTTCAGCTTGTAGGGACAGTGAGACGCAGGTCACATCAGGCCTGTGCTGCATTCTTACAGCCCCGTCCTGCGTGGGCGGACTCGCCCCTGCCTGACCGCCGTTTCCGCGGAAGCTCGTATCTGCCGTCGTTCGCACAAATGCCCCCAAACCTCTGCAAAAACCGTTCTGCCTGCGGTCTGTACCCCACGCTGTTAAGAAGGGCACAGGGTCTGGTCCTCGTGAGTTCCAGCAGGCCTGGACAGGGCCGGCGGGTGCCCCACCCCCAGTGCGGTAACGCAGCCATCCTGGGCAGGCCCCCACCTCTCAGGTCCCCCAACACGACCTCTTCTTCAGCCCACTGACTTAGGGTGCAAAGGAGCTGCCTGTCTAGAGCCCAGCCATTCACCCCTGCTGCAGGGGGTGTGGGAGTCTCAGGACCCTCatatgggggtccctgctcacctACAGATTCTCCTGGTTCACGAGGACAGTCAGCTAGGATAGTGCCGAGCTGGCTTTACTCACCCAGAACACCGTTCTGTCAGGGTCTCAGAATGGGTGGCTCTTACAGGTGCAACTCCCAGTAGCCAGATTTATGAGAACCTGATGTATAAGCCAGGCAGCTGCTTATCTCTCGCTGCTTAGAGAATCCAAGACCCCAGCAGACCCTCCCCAGGGCATTGCTGGGAAACCCCCTTGGTGCACGGTGCCTTCTGTGGATCACATCGTGAGAATTAACTGGGTGACACTGATATTTGGTGGCTCCTGTCTAGAAAGACATGACCTGCCTCCTCCAGCCCGAGCAGGCTGGCTCTGAGGGCCCTGGGCCTGCACCCGGCTAATGGCCGCTCTGCGGCTCCTGCCTTCAGCACAGCCCGTTCTGCCGGACCCTACCCGGCAGCTTCTCTGCCGTCGGCTTGTAGAGTCTGGTCTGGGAACAGAGGCCAGGCTCCCCTCATCTCTCCCAACTCGGAGCAGACCGTTTTCCGGGCAGTGTCCGCCAAAGCTCCCGCTGGAGGGGCAGGCGTACTGGGCtgcagaaggaggagggggccggggagagggtgacccctccccaacccacgtTGCTGGGCCTGCCTGACGGGGCGGACAGCCTCTCCCTGCAGGACCCACACTGAGGCTCACACACACCAACCCTCGATCTCGGTCACTCCTCGCTGGGTCCATGGGCCAGCCAAGGAAGGTGGTGGCTCGTTCGTGTCATTGAGCAAAAGCCCACCAGTGCCCACATGTGGCAGCGAGCCCAGGGTGCGGGCTCCGTCTCTGACCCCAGGAAACACGCCGCTGCCTGGGGTGCCCTCTAGTGGGAGCGCGGGGCGTGTGCTCAGAGCTCGGTGCCCCGTGGGGATCTGGGAGTCTGCGGAGCCCCGGCTCTTCCCAGCCAGCGGGGATGGGCCTACACGAGCGCTGGGAACCCCCTGAGCAGAAGCAGCGGGATGCCTGCATGGTTGGGGGTTATGGGGTGACGCCAGCCTCTGCCGGCAGATGTACGGGTCACCGGACGGCCACATCGACGAGGACGCCCTGTCCAGCATCCTCAAGACTGCCCTAGGGGTGGCAGAGCTCAGCGTGACCAACCTCTTCCAGGCCATTGACCAGGAGGGGACGGGGCAGATCACATTTGGTGAGTGGCCCCGgggccagggggaggaggggcccaTTGTGCAGGGGTGTGCCTGGAGGTGGGGCACAGGGACGCAGTGGGAGCGACGCCCATGCGTGCTCACCAGGGCCGTGCTCTCCTATGCAACGTGGAATTCCCAGAAGGAGGGGTCGTCCCCAGGCCTGGCAGGGGCAGGTTAGGGGGTCTGGAGTCTGAGTTGTACAGGGGATGGATAGAGCCAGAGCCAATGCCCACGCTGGGAGCCCCAGATCCATGCCCTCCCCGGGGGCTGCAGGCGGTGTGGGCTGAGGCTGGGCCGTGACAGCCCACAGGGGTCCGTGGTCTCAGTCCCCCATGGAAGCAAGAGCCCGTCCCTCAAGGCCGACCGCTGCTGGCGTGTCCTCGTGGGTTGCGGGGCAGGGGGCTCGTCACTGTTAGCCGCGCAAATGTGGACAGCTAAGGTCCTCGGGGACTCGGACCTGAAACCCACTTGTAGGCTGAGGGAAAGGGATCTGGGCGGTTGGGTGCCCGGAAGGCTGCCCCGCTCAGCGGGCCCGCCCGTGCGCACGTTTGGAAATGAATGTATTCTCGCTGAAAAAGAGGAGACATTTGCTCAGGAAAGGTCATGGTTCATGTCTTGTTTGGACGTGTTTTTAAAATTGCAACCAAATGTCAGACACGGGTGTGTGTTGATttagagcgtgtgtgtgtgtgtgtgtgtgtgtgtccacctgCTCGAGGGGTAGACTGTGCATCTCTGGcggtgggctggggaggggctgctcACAGTGAGCGCTGACCAGCTCAGACGTGTCCCAGTAAGTTCTGCAGTGTCCCCCAGAGGAGTGCGGGTGGTTTtccctggagtccatagtctcccacaCCCAGGCCTGTGAGTGTCCCCGTGCTCTTGGAGGGCACCGTTCACCCAGGACTGGGTCCCAGGGCTGTTGGGAGAGGCACGGCCTCAGACCTGCTCAGCCCTGTGCCCGGCTCAGACGGTGGCCCCGTCCCTCCGGGCGCACCTGTCTCTCCGGAGCACGGCCGTGTCCCTCGACAGCTCTTGCCATGCCGAGATCAGATCCTCACGTGGACACTTTGTCCTGTCCCCAAACCAGATCCTCTGATGAGCAGCGCCTTCCTTGCACACAGATCCAGAGCACACTGCGGGGTTCCAAATCCTGCTTTCTGTAGATTTTCCCTGAACGGGCATAGCCGAGAGCCCTGAGCCGGCCGCGCTCTGATGAGCAGCCGAGAAAATGGGAGGAccctcctgtcccctgcccccgtcccctctcccccacttcctctcctcttccctccgcCACCCCCTCCCCTCGGAGGGCGTGGGTTCCTGCCCGGACAGAAGGGTGTGAGGTGGGGGTGCCTGCAGGCCCAGGGACGGGAGCCCCCGAGTCCAGGTGTTTGCCCCCAGCTCACCCAGTACCTCTTTTTCCAGCGGATTTCTGCAGTTTTGCAGAAATGTTCCCCAGCTTCGCAGAGGAGTACCTGTACCCCAAGCAGCCACACTCAGACGGCAGCGCACAGACGCCGCTCGCTCCAACCCCCAATGGCTTCTGCGCGGACTTCAGCCCCGAAAACGCGGACTTTGGAAGGAAACCTGTCCGTGAGAAACTGGACTAGgacagaaggttctggaaggatGCGGCTCCATGCGTGTGCCGGCCTCAGCCCGAGTTCCATGACAGCCGGGTCGTTCTGACCCTGGTCCTCCGCGAAGAGCCGCGTCGGGACGGGGCTGTGGGCCCCGGGGCGCTGTCCCTCCCGCGGCGCCGGCTGTGGCTGAGTCCCCTGCACTGCCCCGGGTCACTTGCCACCGTGGTCTTTCCTCACATCCCTGTCGGAGTCTGCACCGGAGGCTCACACGGGTGGACGGGCCTCCACACGCACACGCGACACGCGAGAGACCAAGTCGTGTCACGTGCATTTTGATTCTAGCACAAATCCAACGCCAGCCTCTGTGGGGTCGCAGCGAGGCAGGGCCCTgtctgatttttaaacatttctatatttGTGAGAACTCATGAGTATTTTCTAAACTTCATTTAGATACTTCAGGAAGcattcagcatttttaaaaaaagaagaaaaagttgttttctacttcatttttcctttgaggGCCAGAAGATATTTATTTGTGGGCCCTTTTTTGATAGAACCCGAGGCTGTCTGGGGCTTTGACTTAAATCACTCCGTGGCCTCTCTCGACCAGGTACATTCCAGCGTCTGGCTCCGCCGCACGCCCCCGGCCCGGACGCCTTTTCTGCTTCTTTAATCCCGTTCAAACCCCCTCTTTTTTATAGACATCACCAGCTTGTGTTTGTTTAACGTCCGCGTCCCTGCGGCCCGGCTCCGGCCGAAGCACGGGGGGTCGCTGAGGTGGGGGCGTCGCAGGTCGCGGCCCCCGGCCTGGCTGGGGCGACCGGCGGGTCCTGGTGGGAGGCGGGTCCTGGCAGGGGACTCCCTGAGAC
This genomic interval from Neovison vison isolate M4711 chromosome 1, ASM_NN_V1, whole genome shotgun sequence contains the following:
- the LPCAT1 gene encoding lysophosphatidylcholine acyltransferase 1 isoform X2, whose translation is MEAVPATVHRQVRPTAVPRAILSSHTAEKVVLMSLTLFPLRLLLVVAMMLLAWPFTFFASLRCVDGDPEQPPAAWRKVVDFLLKAIMRTMWFSGGFHWVVMKGQRASPSEAAILTLAPHSSYFDAIAVTLTMSSIVMKAESRDIPIWGTLIKYIRPVFVSRSDQDSRRKTVEEIRRRAQSNGKWPQIMIFPEGTCTNRTCLITFKPGAFIPGVPVQPVVLRYPNELDTITWTWQGPGALETLWLTLCQFHNRVEIEFLPVYSPSEEEKKDPALYASNVRRVMAEALGISVTDYTFEDCQLALAEGQLRLPADTCLLEFARLVRRLGLKPEALEKDLSRYSESARTHRGGRMGLPEFAEYLGVPVSDTLEDMFSLFDESGEGRMDPREYVVALSVVCRPARTLDTIQLAFKMYGSPDGHIDEDALSSILKTALGVAELSVTNLFQAIDQEGTGQITFADFCSFAEMFPSFAEEYLYPKQPHSDGSAQTPLAPTPNGFCADFSPENADFGRKPVREKLD
- the LPCAT1 gene encoding lysophosphatidylcholine acyltransferase 1 isoform X1, translating into MRLRARGPRAAPGSSAASSVGAGDVRRLAPPGRNPFVHELRLSALRKAQVVLMSLTLFPLRLLLVVAMMLLAWPFTFFASLRCVDGDPEQPPAAWRKVVDFLLKAIMRTMWFSGGFHWVVMKGQRASPSEAAILTLAPHSSYFDAIAVTLTMSSIVMKAESRDIPIWGTLIKYIRPVFVSRSDQDSRRKTVEEIRRRAQSNGKWPQIMIFPEGTCTNRTCLITFKPGAFIPGVPVQPVVLRYPNELDTITWTWQGPGALETLWLTLCQFHNRVEIEFLPVYSPSEEEKKDPALYASNVRRVMAEALGISVTDYTFEDCQLALAEGQLRLPADTCLLEFARLVRRLGLKPEALEKDLSRYSESARTHRGGRMGLPEFAEYLGVPVSDTLEDMFSLFDESGEGRMDPREYVVALSVVCRPARTLDTIQLAFKMYGSPDGHIDEDALSSILKTALGVAELSVTNLFQAIDQEGTGQITFADFCSFAEMFPSFAEEYLYPKQPHSDGSAQTPLAPTPNGFCADFSPENADFGRKPVREKLD